Proteins encoded together in one Phalacrocorax aristotelis chromosome 7, bGulAri2.1, whole genome shotgun sequence window:
- the LOC142059572 gene encoding zona pellucida sperm-binding protein 3-like: protein MGPGGSLGAALFCWVLIEAASCSPWGFPQTDLGVWGDSSWTQPHVPSFSQSSPWAWVDISQLQAAAPLHPVAVDCQEAQVVVTVHRDLFGMGRLVRAADLTLGSAACLPVAQSEVDNTVTFVAGLHECGSTLQMTPDSLIYKTSLSYKPTPSGNLVIVRTNAAVVPIECYYPRKSNVSSDAVRPTWAPFRSTLSVEERLMFSLRLMNDDWSAERLSNGFQLGESLHLQADVASGDHVPLRLFVDDCVATLSPDRNSSPRYTFIDLSGCLVDGRSDDTTSTFISPRPRQETLQFMVDAFKFAGDDRNLIYITCHLKVSPADQAPDPLNKACSFSKASSLWAPLEGTGDICSCCETGNCPLYGGYSRRTNPPARWPGRRLKRDIPSKQGGSSRAAEAEISVGPLLILDPAQGLWSSSGGLAPAGKSPHGAAEGFPMLVQVVMLTAATVLSLTALGLFLVCRKCSCPLGVSL from the exons ATGGGGCCTGGAGGTAGCCTGGGtgcagctctgttctgctgggTGCTGATTGAAGCAGCATCTTGTAGCCCATGGGGTTTCCCTCAAACTGACCTGGGAGTCTGGGGGGACTCTTCTTGGACTCAGCCCCACGTGCCTTCCTTCTCCCAGTCCTCTCCCTGGGCATGGGTGGACATCTCCCAGCTTCAGGCTGCTGCCCCACTGCACCCTGTGGCTGTGGACTGCCAGGAGGCGCAGGTGGTGGTGACCGTGCACAGGGACCTCTTTGGTATGGGACGCCTCGTCAGGGCTGCAGACTTGACCCTGGGTTCAGCTGCCTGCTTGCCTGTGGCCCAGAGTGAGGTGGACAACACGGTGACCTTTGTGGCTGGGCTGCATGAGTGTGGCAGCACCTTGCAG ATGACCCCAGACTCCTTGATTTACAAAACAAGTCTGTCCTACAAACCTACTCCTTCTGGCAACCTGGTTATCGTAAGGACCAATGCAGCTGTGGTTCCTATTGAGTGTTACTATCCTAG GAAAAGCAATGTGAGCAGCGATGCTGTCCGGCCCACATGGGCTCCCTTTCGCTCCACTCTGTCGGTTGAGGAAAGGCTGATGTTCTCCCTACGCCTCATGAATG ATGACTGGAGTGCTGAAAGACTCTCcaatggcttccagctcggGGAAAGTCTGCACCTCCAGGCTGATGTTGCTTCTGGGGATCATGTACCTCTAAGGCTCTTTGTGGATGACTGTGTTGCTACTCTGAGTCCAGACAGGAACTCCTCTCCCCGATACACCTTTATTGACCTCAGCGG GTGCTTGGTGGATGGGAGATCAGATGACACCACTTCAACCTTCATCTCTCCAAGGCCGAGGCAGGAAACGCTGCAGTTCATGGTTGATGCATTCAAGTTTGCAGGAGATGACAGAAACTTG aTCTACATCACCTGCCACCTGAAGGTCTCCCCAGCTGACCAAGCCCCAGATCCTTTGAACAAGGCCTGTTCCTTCAGTAAAGCCAGCAGCCT CTGGGCTCCGCTGGAGGGTACTGGAGacatctgcagctgctgtgagaCTGGCAACTGTCCACTGTATGGAGGATACTCCCGGAGAACTAACCCTCCAGCCAGATGGCCAGGGAGGCGCTTGAAGAGAGACATCCCTTCCAAGCAAG GTGGGTCCTCAAGGGCAGCAGAGGCTGAAATCTCAGTTGGACCACTATTAATCCTTGATCCAGCTCAGGGATTATGGAGTTCCTCGGGAGGTCTTGCACCAGCAGGGAAGTCTCCACATG GTGCTGCTGAAGGATTTCCTATGCTGGTCCAAGTTGTCATGCTCACGGCAGCCACTGTGCTGAGCTTAACTGCTCTCGGGCTCTTTCTTGTGTGCAGAAAATGTAGCTGCCCTCTTGGAGTGTCATTGTAA